The nucleotide window TATGCAATAGGTGCTCAGAAAGGGTTTATTTATGTCCGAGCTGAATATCCTCTTGCGGTAAAGAGATTAGAAATTGCAATAAAACAAGCTAAGCAAATAGGTGTATTAGGAAAGAACATATTGGGGACTAATTTTTCATTTGATATTGAATTAAGAATTGGCGCAGGTGCTTTTGTTTGCGGTGAAGAAACTGCTTTAATCAATTCTATTGAAGGTAAACGTGGTGAACCAAGAAAGAAACCACCATTTCCAGTCCAAAAAGGTGTATTCGGCTTTCCTACTGTAATAAATAATGTGGAAACACTTGCTAATATACCAGTTATCATAGAAAAGGGTGTTAAATTCTTTAGAAGCTTTGGGACAGAAAAAAGTCCTGGCACGAAAGTTTTTGCACTTGCAGGTAAGGTCAACATAACAGGCTTAGTAGAAGTGCCTCTTGGCACACCTTTAAGGACGATAATATACGATATTGGTGGAGGGATTCAAGAAGGACATTCTTTTAAAGCAGCTCAAACTGGAGGACCTTCAGGCGGCGTAATTCCATCTCAGTATATCGACGTTCCAATGGATTACGAAAGCCTTGCATCTTTAGGTGCAATTATGGGTTCGGGTGGTTTAATTGTAATGGATGAAACAAGTTGCATGGTTGATGTAGCAAAGTTCTTCCTAAAGTTTACAGTTGATGAATCTTGTGGTAAATGCACTCCTTGCAGGGAAGGAACGCGTCAGATGCTAAATATTCTTGAAAGGATTACCTCTGGAAAAGGTCGAATGGAAGATTTAGAATTGCTTGAAAAACTTGGTAATACAATAAAACTTACTTCTTTGTGTGGTTTAGGGCAAACTGCTCCTAACCCAGTTCTTACAACATTAAGATACTTTAGAGATGAATATATAGCTCACATAAAGGATAAGAAGTGTCCTTCAAATGTTTGTAAACTTTCTTCGGAGGTAAAAAATGAAAGAAAAGTCTTTAATAGATCTTCTTCATAATGTTCAGGAAAGCAACTCTAAAAATTACGTATCTAAAGATTTAGCCAAAAAAGTTGCAGAAACCTCTAATCTTTCTCTTTCAAAAGTTTACGGTGTTGCAACCTTTTATACGATGTTTTCGGTTACTCAAAGGGGAAGGCACATTATAAGGGTTTGTAGAAGTTTATCTTGTCATCTTGCAAATGGAGAATCCATTTTACACAAACTTAAAGAAGTCCTTGGAATAGATATTGGGGAAACTACATTAGACGGCGAGTTTACATTAGAAGAATCTAGCTGTCTTGGTATGTGCTCGATTGCCCCTTCAATGATGATAGACAATGTTCCTTTTGGTAATCTTAAAGAGGAAGATATTGAAGGTATTATAAAGAAGTTTAAGGAGGGGGCGTTATGAAATTTTATAGAACTCACGTGTTAGTTGCAGAGGACTCAAAAAGCCTTTCAAAAGGAGCAAAAGAAATTGAGGAATTACTTTTGAGAGAAATAAGAAACCTTGGTCTTGAAAAGGAAATCCTTGTTACACCAACTGGAAGCTTAGGATACGAAGAAATTGGTGTTGCAATTGCCGTCTATCCCGAAGGCATTGTATACGCTCCTATTACACCTAAAGATGTGTATGTGATTGTAAAAGAGCATCTTCTTAAAGGAAGAGTTGTATCTAATCTTGCCCATGAAATTGGTAAGAGGGATATTTCACTCGGTATAAGTAAGGCAGAAAAAGTTTTATCAGCGCAGAAGAAAGTGCTATTAAGAAGAGTAGGGAGTATTAATCCTGAATCAATTGAAGAATACATTGCAGAGGATGGTTATCTTGCACTTGAAAAGGCTTTTGAAAATGGAAGTGATTGGGTTTTGAATGAAGTAAAGAATTCGGAATTGAGAGGTAGAGGTGGAGCAGGTTTTCCAACAGGAAAAAAGTGGGAATTTACTGCAATGGCAAAAAGTGATGTTAAATTTGTCGTCTGTAATGCAGACGAGGGGGAACCCGGAACTTTTAAAGACAGAGTCCTAATGGAAGGTGATCCCCATTCTATTATTGAGGGGATGATTTTAGCAGGTTTTGCAACAGGAGCAACCTATGGGTATATCTACATAAGAGGAGAATACGAACTTTCTATCAAAATGCTTTCTAAGGCAATAGAGCAAGCATATGATTATGGTTTCCTCGGTAAGAATATTTTAGGCTCAGGTTTTGACTTTGATATAGAGATTAAAAAAGGTGCAGGTGCATACGTCTGTGGTGAAGAAACTGCCCTTTTAGAGTCGATCGAAGGGAAACGCGGCGAACCTAGGAAAAAACCTCCGTATCCTCCAACTTCTGGTCTGTTTAAAAAACCTACTGTAATAAACAATGTTGAAACACTTGCAAACATACCTCCAATACTGGTAAATGGTTCTGATTGGTTCAAACAAATAGGAGTTCCAGGGTCATATGGAACAAAATTGTTTAGTTTGATGGGTGATGTAAATTATAAAGGAGCAATCGAAATACCATTTGGCGTAAAACTAAGAGAGATAATAGAAGAGGTAGGTTTTGGAATTAAAGAAGGTAAAAACCTTAAAGCAGTAATTTTAGGTGGTGTTTC belongs to Caldisericaceae bacterium and includes:
- the nuoF gene encoding NADH-quinone oxidoreductase subunit NuoF, encoding MKIYRIHALICAGAQCIAAGGNGFEDALKDELKKHELLEEVNIIETGCMGSCQLGPLMVVYPEGVIYTKLKPEDAKEIVEEHFLKGRDVKRLMWKEKETVLPSLSEIPFFAKQTKVVLRNCGIINPEDINEYIAQGGYEALGKTITEMTREDVIQVIKDSGLRGRGGAGFPTGKKWQLAYEQDSPIKYIVCNADEGDPGAYMNRSVLEGDPHSVLEGMAIAGYAIGAQKGFIYVRAEYPLAVKRLEIAIKQAKQIGVLGKNILGTNFSFDIELRIGAGAFVCGEETALINSIEGKRGEPRKKPPFPVQKGVFGFPTVINNVETLANIPVIIEKGVKFFRSFGTEKSPGTKVFALAGKVNITGLVEVPLGTPLRTIIYDIGGGIQEGHSFKAAQTGGPSGGVIPSQYIDVPMDYESLASLGAIMGSGGLIVMDETSCMVDVAKFFLKFTVDESCGKCTPCREGTRQMLNILERITSGKGRMEDLELLEKLGNTIKLTSLCGLGQTAPNPVLTTLRYFRDEYIAHIKDKKCPSNVCKLSSEVKNERKVFNRSSS
- a CDS encoding NAD(P)H-dependent oxidoreductase subunit E, with the protein product MKEKSLIDLLHNVQESNSKNYVSKDLAKKVAETSNLSLSKVYGVATFYTMFSVTQRGRHIIRVCRSLSCHLANGESILHKLKEVLGIDIGETTLDGEFTLEESSCLGMCSIAPSMMIDNVPFGNLKEEDIEGIIKKFKEGAL
- the nuoF gene encoding NADH-quinone oxidoreductase subunit NuoF, translated to MKFYRTHVLVAEDSKSLSKGAKEIEELLLREIRNLGLEKEILVTPTGSLGYEEIGVAIAVYPEGIVYAPITPKDVYVIVKEHLLKGRVVSNLAHEIGKRDISLGISKAEKVLSAQKKVLLRRVGSINPESIEEYIAEDGYLALEKAFENGSDWVLNEVKNSELRGRGGAGFPTGKKWEFTAMAKSDVKFVVCNADEGEPGTFKDRVLMEGDPHSIIEGMILAGFATGATYGYIYIRGEYELSIKMLSKAIEQAYDYGFLGKNILGSGFDFDIEIKKGAGAYVCGEETALLESIEGKRGEPRKKPPYPPTSGLFKKPTVINNVETLANIPPILVNGSDWFKQIGVPGSYGTKLFSLMGDVNYKGAIEIPFGVKLREIIEEVGFGIKEGKNLKAVILGGVSGSLISKEEIDTEIDFNSLAKIEAGPGSGSIVVLSEDRCIVDVVKNIAYFFRHESCGKCTPCRVGTDVIYRIVDSISKGKAQKDDLIKLEKLSNAMKLTSFCGLGQTAPNILLQSLTKFKEEWLAHINERKCPSNVCQFEPIKEEVINE